A stretch of Rhododendron vialii isolate Sample 1 chromosome 4a, ASM3025357v1 DNA encodes these proteins:
- the LOC131322897 gene encoding heterogeneous nuclear ribonucleoprotein 1-like isoform X1 — MQSDLGKLFIGGISWDTNEERLKEYFSDFGEVLESVIMKDRSTGRARGFGFIVFADPIVAERVIREKHNIDGRMVEAKKAVPRDDQNTMSRSISSIQGSPGPIRTRKIFVGGLASTVTETDFKMYFEQFGIITDVVVMYDHNTQRPRGFGFITYDSEDAVDKVLLKTFHELNGKMVEVKRAVPKELSPGPSRSPLSGYNYGVSRINSILSGYTQGYSPTTGGYGLRMDGRFSPIAGGRSGYAPFGSGYGVGLNFEQGLTPNLAASANFNNTLSYGRGLNPYYMGNSNRFVNPVGYDEGNGGNNSLFSSGNRNLWGNGGLNDGTNSTNSNAYVGSAGGTIGSTFANSGVNWGPSLISGQGGGNISGRGGNLGYGGGDNSYGLGGGSYASNNATVRPASSSFAVSNGGYDGAFSDFYSGSSVYGDPTWRSTNSETEREGSGSFGYGLRNGASDVLARSPSGYVGGYSVTERQTNGGRLAYCHLSANTEAKSLE; from the exons ATGCAATCTGATCTTGGAAAATTATTCATTGGTGGAATTTCCTGGGACACAAATGAAGAACGTCTGAAGGAGTATTTTAGTGATTTCGGGGAAGTTTTGGAATCAGTAATTATGAAGGATCGGAGCACAGGGCGCGCCCGCGGGTTTGGGTTTATTGTTTTTGCAGACCCTATAGTGGCAGAGAGAGTGATTAGGGAGAAACACAACATCGATGGAAGAATG GTTGAGGCGAAAAAGGCTGTTCCAAGGGATGACCAGAACACAATGAGTAGAAGCATTAGTAGCATTCAGGGCTCTCCTGGCCCAATACGCACAAGGAAGATATTTGTTGGAGGTTTAGCTTCCACAGTAACAGAGACCGActtcaaaatgtattttgagcAGTTTGGGATCATCACAGATGTCGTTGTCATGTATGATCACAACACTCAGAGACCAAGAGGGTTTGGGTTCATCACATATGACTCGGAGGACGCCGTGGACAAAGTGTTGCTCAAAACTTTCCAtgagctcaatggaaaaatgGTTGAGGTCAAGCGTGCAGTCCCCAAAGAGTTGTCACCGGGTCCCAGCAGAAGCCCACTTAGTGGATATAACTATGGTGTGAGCAGAATCAATAGCATTCTCAGTGGATACACGCAAGGGTACTCTCCCACTACTGGAGGCTATGGTCTTAGAATGGATGGAAGATTCAGTCCAATTGCTGGAGGTCGAAGTGGGTACGCTCCATTTGGTTCGGGTTATGGAgtgggtttgaactttgaacaagGGTTGACCCCTAATCTTGCAGCAAGTGCCAACTTCAATAATACTCTCAGCTATGGGCGGGGATTGAACCCTTATTATATGGGCAATTCAAATAGGTTTGTTAATCCCGTTGGATATGACGAGGGTAATGGAGGAAACAATTCCTTATTTAGCTCAGGAAATCGAAATTTGTGGGGTAATGGAGGGCTAAATGATGGGACTAACTCTACAAATTCGAATGCCTATGTGGGGTCTGCAGGTGGGACCATTGGAAGCACTTTTGCTAACAGTGGAGTTAATTGGGGTCCTTCGCTAATCTCAGGCCAAGGTGGAGGTAATATTTCTGGCCGTGGTGGGAATCTTGGTTATGGAGGTGGTGATAACAGCTATGGTTTGGGAGGGGGCAGCTATGCAAGCAATAATGCAACTGTTAGGCCTGCCTCATCATCTTTTGCTGTGTCAAATGGCGGTTATGATGGGGCTTTTTCAGATTTTTATAGTGGCAGTTCAGTTTACGGGGACCCTACTTGGCGTTCCACAAATTCTGAGACTGAGAGAGAGGGATCTGGTTCATTTGGTTACGGGCTTCGCAATGGAGCATCCGATGTTCTTGCTAGAAGTCCTTCAGGTTATGTTGGTGGTTACAGTGTTACTGAGAGACAAACAAATGGCG
- the LOC131322897 gene encoding heterogeneous nuclear ribonucleoprotein 1-like isoform X2, which produces MQSDLGKLFIGGISWDTNEERLKEYFSDFGEVLESVIMKDRSTGRARGFGFIVFADPIVAERVIREKHNIDGRMVEAKKAVPRDDQNTMSRSISSIQGSPGPIRTRKIFVGGLASTVTETDFKMYFEQFGIITDVVVMYDHNTQRPRGFGFITYDSEDAVDKVLLKTFHELNGKMVEVKRAVPKELSPGPSRSPLSGYNYGVSRINSILSGYTQGYSPTTGGYGLRMDGRFSPIAGGRSGYAPFGSGYGVGLNFEQGLTPNLAASANFNNTLSYGRGLNPYYMGNSNRFVNPVGYDEGNGGNNSLFSSGNRNLWGNGGLNDGTNSTNSNAYVGSAGGTIGSTFANSGVNWGPSLISGQGGGNISGRGGNLGYGGGDNSYGLGGGSYASNNATVRPASSSFAVSNGGYDGAFSDFYSGSSVYGDPTWRSTNSETEREGSGSFGYGLRNGASDVLARSPSGYVGGYSVTERQTNGGIAG; this is translated from the exons ATGCAATCTGATCTTGGAAAATTATTCATTGGTGGAATTTCCTGGGACACAAATGAAGAACGTCTGAAGGAGTATTTTAGTGATTTCGGGGAAGTTTTGGAATCAGTAATTATGAAGGATCGGAGCACAGGGCGCGCCCGCGGGTTTGGGTTTATTGTTTTTGCAGACCCTATAGTGGCAGAGAGAGTGATTAGGGAGAAACACAACATCGATGGAAGAATG GTTGAGGCGAAAAAGGCTGTTCCAAGGGATGACCAGAACACAATGAGTAGAAGCATTAGTAGCATTCAGGGCTCTCCTGGCCCAATACGCACAAGGAAGATATTTGTTGGAGGTTTAGCTTCCACAGTAACAGAGACCGActtcaaaatgtattttgagcAGTTTGGGATCATCACAGATGTCGTTGTCATGTATGATCACAACACTCAGAGACCAAGAGGGTTTGGGTTCATCACATATGACTCGGAGGACGCCGTGGACAAAGTGTTGCTCAAAACTTTCCAtgagctcaatggaaaaatgGTTGAGGTCAAGCGTGCAGTCCCCAAAGAGTTGTCACCGGGTCCCAGCAGAAGCCCACTTAGTGGATATAACTATGGTGTGAGCAGAATCAATAGCATTCTCAGTGGATACACGCAAGGGTACTCTCCCACTACTGGAGGCTATGGTCTTAGAATGGATGGAAGATTCAGTCCAATTGCTGGAGGTCGAAGTGGGTACGCTCCATTTGGTTCGGGTTATGGAgtgggtttgaactttgaacaagGGTTGACCCCTAATCTTGCAGCAAGTGCCAACTTCAATAATACTCTCAGCTATGGGCGGGGATTGAACCCTTATTATATGGGCAATTCAAATAGGTTTGTTAATCCCGTTGGATATGACGAGGGTAATGGAGGAAACAATTCCTTATTTAGCTCAGGAAATCGAAATTTGTGGGGTAATGGAGGGCTAAATGATGGGACTAACTCTACAAATTCGAATGCCTATGTGGGGTCTGCAGGTGGGACCATTGGAAGCACTTTTGCTAACAGTGGAGTTAATTGGGGTCCTTCGCTAATCTCAGGCCAAGGTGGAGGTAATATTTCTGGCCGTGGTGGGAATCTTGGTTATGGAGGTGGTGATAACAGCTATGGTTTGGGAGGGGGCAGCTATGCAAGCAATAATGCAACTGTTAGGCCTGCCTCATCATCTTTTGCTGTGTCAAATGGCGGTTATGATGGGGCTTTTTCAGATTTTTATAGTGGCAGTTCAGTTTACGGGGACCCTACTTGGCGTTCCACAAATTCTGAGACTGAGAGAGAGGGATCTGGTTCATTTGGTTACGGGCTTCGCAATGGAGCATCCGATGTTCTTGCTAGAAGTCCTTCAGGTTATGTTGGTGGTTACAGTGTTACTGAGAGACAAACAAATGGCG